The window TTCTATatctttcaaaagaaaattgacaaaaagagacatttttctgtagaaaactaggtaaaaattacagttttctacagaagacacttttcaatagaaaattattataagaagacaattatttatagaaaattatctaaagAAGACACATttgtctaaataaaaatatatttttctatagaatattgtcaaaaaatacattttctatagaaaattgtcaaaaaagacatttttctatagaaaatcaaggaaaaaatacttttttctaaagaagacacatttttatagaaaattttctaaagaaaacacttttctatggaaaattgtcTAAAGAAGTCACTTTTCTAATATCACTTTTCAAAATTGTCAAAAGAAGATTGTTTAAAAAagactttttccatagaaaattgtttaaagaagaTGCATCACTTTCCTAAAGAAAAAACGTCTAaagaacacattttttatagaaaattgtttaaagataacgcttttctatagaaaattgtataaagaagtcactttctacaaaaaaatattctaaatgaGCTCTTccctaatgaaaattttctaaggaaaacacttttctagaaaaaattctataaatatacttttctttaaaatattatctaAGGAACACATCTTGAGAACAGTGTCTAAAGGAATCACGTTTTCCAAATTCcgtctctacatacttaatttcatgtttttaggttcaatatatagaaaattcaaaaagtaccttttgcagaacaaaaaaataccaaacaatCCCTATTGATTTGTTCATGTCTAATCCGGGTTTAAAAATTActctttgaaaaacgaaaaaataccaaaaagttcccttttatgggttctcaccttattcagactctacatacttaacttcatatttctaggttcaatattagaaaaaattcaaaaagtactttttaaaaacaaaacaaaaagtaccaaaaagttcaatatagaaaattcaaaaagtaccttttgcagaacgaaaaagtaccaaacaattccCATTGATTTGTTCATATCTAATGCggattcaaaaagtaccttttgaaaaacgaaaaagttccaaaaaagttcccttttatgggttctcatctaattcagactctaaatacttaacttcatatttctaggttcaatattagaaaaaattcaaaaagtactttttaaaaacaaaacaaaaagtaccaaaaagtacaatatagaaaattcaaaaagtaccttttgcagaacgaaaaagtaccaaacaatccCCATTGATTTGTTCATATCTAATGCgggttcaaaaagtacctttcgaaaaacgaaaaagttccaaagttcctttttattggttctcacctaattcagactctaaatacttaacttcatatttctaggttcaatattagagaaaattcaaaaagtaccttttgtagaacgaaaaagtaccaaaaatgaaattaagtttgtagagcccggattaggcgagaacccataaaaggggacttttgagtactttttcgttcaaaaaaaggtactttttgaattttctctaatattaaacctagaaacatgaaattaagtatgtagaaccCGATTTAagtcagaacacataaaaggggactttttggtactttttcattctacaaaaggtactttctgaattttctctaatattgaacttagaaacataaaattaagtatgtagagcccggattaggccaGAGCAGataaaaaggactttttggtacttcttcgttctacaaaaggtacttttttatatttctatactattgaacctagaaatatgaaatttggcatgtaggaccttgactaggtaagaacttagaaaaagagattttttggtactttttcgttctacaaaaggtattttttgaaaattttataatattgaacctagaaacatgaaatttagcatgtaggaccttgactaggtaagaacctacaaaaggggatttttttagtacttttcgttctacaaaaggtactttttgaattttctataatattgaaccttgaaacatgaaattaagtatgtagagtctagattaagtgggaacccataacaGGGGACTTTAttggtaccttaccgttttgcaattggtatttttttagtttttgtaataaaatttgtactGATTGTTTTTTAACACGCCGTAGtgaagagtatataagattcggcacagccgaatatagaactcttacttgttttaatagtAATTACTTTAAAACAGCTGAATgaaattacaatttcaatttaaattattatttttgtaacagaatgtttaataattgaaaacaaaagaatttgcAATAACTATTAAAGtacttatttgttttattctacGAATATGAGATTCAAAAATCCTACGTTATTTACCATATAAAACGTGCCCTATATGGAACTTTGGATATGATTCGATTAACTCGcaataagaattttaattagCATTGATGAATAATATTACTATGTATAGATTTGTATTTACTTACGACTAAATGATGTATCCAAACTATCGGTCACATATCTTTGGTCCGTTCGCAATTTCATACGATTTGTATAAATAGTATACTTCAGAGTCTTTTCACCGACATTGGGCAATTCAAAATATACTCCCTCACAACGTTCCTTACATTCTTCAATTGTTTTCATCATTGTCTCGCGATGCGagaatgtttgtatatttaaatcaGTACCACAAATTTGTTCCATAAATGTCACAACTTCGGGCGTGTCCGGGGCATAGAATGTTTGTTTATGTCCTATTTCCACGTCAAATAAACAGCCATTGttctaaaacacaaaaaaacatattggaatttttttacttaatttcctGCAGTGCCATagggaaatataaaatatgtatgtaccaaTGTATCAGGTCTTTCTGGATCAGAGTACTGTTGTAATGTATTAATTGGCTGAtgcataaaatataacaatagaTACTGAAGGCCAAACAAAGCAGATATTATTACACCCAATGATTTCCAATGGAAACGTAATTCTAtcaattgtttataaacaaatagtagaaatatttttgtattcatCATTTTTTAAGTCGTTTTTTTAACTGTCCAGACGCTTGAATCAAGTTTAATAAATAGAcattatttgtgaaaaaaatgaaacatagTAAATTAATCTTCTTATTTTTACAATGAATTTAATATTGTAcaaaatacaattgttttttttaataaccagCAGAGAAACAAGCCGAGCCAAAATTTTTGACGGCGGCTAATGCTCAATTTTTAGTTGGCAGCTAATTCGAAAAAATTCGGCGGCGACTGAATTTTAACTTggtcttttaaaaaaagttaaaaataaaaacgttaTTATTTATGCaactttataaaacaaactcAGAATTTATTTTCTTCTGTACAACAGAATTATGTccgattttaattattaataaaatcagaaagtcgactttttacgaATCGAATTAGTTGATGGTTTTGTCATATGATATGGCATCTCATAATCTTTTGATTGTTTTTCTCCCTCTCTTTTACACAATCTTCTTTGACGTTTTATTTTCACTCGTATATTTATGTTGATTgcgtgaatatttttttattgtggcGAAGATTTAATGAAGAAAGTTTCTAATTTgtgaatattaataaaaaaagtcaatACAATTTGTAAAGACAATGGctaaattctataaattagATATAAATCGTACAGAATGGGAAATACCAGATACATACCAACAATTACAATCAGTGGGTAGTGGGGCCTACGGTCAAGTATGCAAAggtaaatatacaaaaagataAATTGGAAATATTGAATTTACTTGTCTGTATAACAATCTGCTAAACATTTCTTAATGATGATAAGATAttcacataaaattatttttttctttctggaaaaaaaatccatttagcTGTTGTACGTGGTACAACTATGAAAGTGGCCATTAAAAAGCTGGCACGACCTTTCCAGTCAGCCGTACATGCAAAAAGGACGTATCGCGAATTGCGTTTGTTGAAACATATGGATCATGAAAATGTCATTGGTCTTTTGGATGTTTTTCATCCTGGACAGCCAGTCACTTCTTTGGAGAATTTCCAACAGGTCTATATGGTCACACATCTAATGGATGCTGatcttaataatattataagGACACAAAAGTTGTCAGACGATCATGTACAGTTTTTGGTCTATCAAATCTTGAGGGGTTTGAAATACATACACAGCGCTGGTATTATACACCGTGATTTGAAGCCTTCAAATATTGCTGTCAATGAAGATTGTGAGTTAAGAATTTTAGATTTTGGTTTGGCCAGACCGGCCGAAAGTGAAATGACTGGTTATGTGGCTACCCGTTGGTATAGGGCACCAGAAATTATGCTGAACTGGATGCACTACAATCAGACTGTAGATATATGGTCGGTGGGTTGCATAATGGCAGAATTGCTTACGGGACGTACTCTATTTCCTGGAACCGATCATATACATCAGCTGAATTTAATTATGGAAATCTTAGGTACCCCACCAGaagattttatgcaaaaaatatcCTCTGACAGTGCACGGAATTATATACGTTCCCTACCTGTCATGCAGCGACGTAATTTCCGTGATGTTTTCCGTGGTGCCAATCCGCAAGCCATTGATTTGTTGGAAAAAATGCTCGAACTCGATGCTGAGCAGCGCATAACTGCCGAACAGGCTTTGGCACATCCCTATATGGATAAATATCATGATCCTACTGATGAACAAACATCGCCTTTGTATGATCAAAGTTTTGAAGATATGGATTTGCCAGTGGATAAATGGAAGGAATTGGTATTCAATGAGGTCTTAAATTTCAAGCCTTTACCAGCCTATGCTGATGTTTTAAAGCAAGCTCAAGAACAACCACCACCATCATCTGcagtaaattagttttaataagtTATAAATAACCTAGGCAGCAAAAATAACCTCAGATTTGCAAAATGTACTTAACCTCAGTTAAAGTAACTacttatatagatttttaaaaactttttattaactttaattaatattttactattattaagcaaaaaaaaaaaaacgaaaacgtaACGTAAAAAAACTATGCCTTAAAATCGTTATCGATTTATTAttctattacaaaaaaaacataaatacacgTTCAATTTGTTGgtggtatatattttttaaatattcaagttATACATtagatttataaacttttaaaaaatacgttcaattgtaatttaaattaagctttcaattaataattgaataaaatttaacttaaatagaAACGCTcctatttaacattttaaattacactGAGAGAAATGAAAAATTACACAGAGAAACGAAAAAGTTTCAAGTTTTCAAATCTTCGTGCCCGTCTTTTTACTGTGTCCATTTTTTTAGAGCCGGTTTTTGAATTGGCAATCAAATACCAATTAATAATCCGATTagttaatcaaaaaataaatttattcccaTTTTAAtgccctttgatgtttttgagtacaagattaaacttcgcagtgttgccatacaaaacaacagaaaacgtcactgtttgttatcaaaagaatgtatgttttataaaagagaagaagacaattgtaaatgtaataggaaaattattgaaaacttaaattaaaaactaaaaaatatattttgaagtaTCTATAATTTGTACTATAGATAAATcaatcattttaatgtttattttattaaaaaaatatctgttAACACTGAGAGAAATGAAAAATTACACAGAGAAACGAAAAAGTCTCAAGTTTTCAAATCTTCGTGCCCGTCTTTTTACTGTGTCCATTTTTTTAGAGCCGGTTTTTGAATTGGCAATCAAATACCAATTTATAATCCGATTagttaatcaaaaaataaatttattcccaTTTTAATGCCCTTTGATGTTtgtgagtacaagattaaacttcgcagtgttgccatacaaaacaacagaaaacgtcactgttatcaaaaaaattcatgttttataataaagaaggcaattgtaaatgttaaaggaaaattaatgaaaacttaaattaaaaactaaaaaatatattttgaagtatctataatttatacttatcgataaatcaatcattttaatgtttattttagtaaaaaaaaattattatttgcatCATCTTTTTACACTTTTGTATTGCAACTTTCTCAGATTTAACAGAAACCCTAttaattggcaacactaaacAACTAGTATGTTATCACTTTATAGTGAATGTGTctgaacaaaacataaacaataaacagaaacgtttttagattttttagttctagttaaattctttaaaaaataaaatatgccaAAAGTTGTATCCCGTAGTATAGTTTGTTCAGATTCTAAAGATCAAGAAGAATATAACGATGAAACGCCCTTGAATATTTACTATTGTTTGTGCGGTAAATTGGCATTGATTTTGGGTGAGCATTAATTTGGAGTTCTTCCAGGGCAATAGAatctttttaacattatttcccTAGATTGTTCCATAGAAAAATTACCGCTGAGAAGAACAGATGGAGCTCGTGTAATAGATGGAAAACATCATGCCCATAAATTAACTTATCAAGATGGTGAAACTATTTATATACGACGCAAGGAGAAGGGCATTGAAAAACAATATCGTTATAATGTAAGTAAATTAACGAAATGTCTAAAGagtctttaaaataaatgttttttgttcttGTAGTGCAAATCTTGTAATTTACCCATATATTACCGTCACGAACCCAAATCTGATATAACCTTCATAATACATCATGCCTTGGTTAAGACCAAAAATGATATACACTTAAATTTGGAATCTGCAACGTCTACGACCAAAAAACTATTGCCTGGTGAATCGGAAAAGGTTATGGTTACACGTCAcactaaaaatatgggtaaaTTTAGTTCGGTTACTGTTTCTACCATAGACGAAGAAGAGGATGAAATTGAAGCGGTATGTAAAACAGTTTGAAAGATCTTTACAGAATTAAAGAGTTTActgtattttctttatttagcgTGAAATTGCCGATAGCTATGCGAATAATGCTCGTATTATTGAAAAGCAATTACAGCGCAAAGGTGGCAAACTGGTAGATGTTGGAGCGAAAGCAAAACAAGATGAGGGACCGCCAGGCAAGAAATCTAGAGGAACTTTGTtggatatttaataaaaaaatgttttatataaaaaaacatttgatattTTAATGCTGGAAAGATAATTTTAGATAAAGTTTTAGGATTCTGTTGTATTGTCTTAGTTCGTCACTAGTTCTTATGCATTTTCCTCGCACATACTGCTATAGACTGGTATATTACTGCCCCACTAAGAGACCATAATTTTGCAATGCCCCTAGTCTTGTAATGTCTATGCTGtcctataatatatattatcatGGTAGCAGTCACATCCAGCATTTGTCATAAGGCCTTTGagattttgcaatttattatattattcctGAACTGGTTGAAAATTCTCTCGAAAACAACCTATATTAGTGACAGTTTCACCTTTCTATCCATTATCATCAATGTCATGGTTCGATACTAATCTAGCTAGTTCGTCTGCCACTTCATTATCATGCATAGTGCAGTAATCCTTTACCAAACACAGTCTTATAGTAAACAGTTTCATAATGAACTTAAGGACATTTTTACAATCTAAAAAGAGGGCGCAAATGAATGCACCATATAATATGCCAAAGCTCTAAGAGCCACATTGTTGTAACACCTTAAACTATACAAAAATCTAGTTGGGGGAGGGTGGGGGGTTGTTCAACTGGATGAATGTCGTTTCAAAGCAGCCGAGGACTGATCTAATTGATCATGAACATGCTTTCCTTGTATATACGAAAATCAATCCTGACATGCCTCGGTGTATGTTAAAGTTGGAATGACTCCTCGGATAACATCCCAGGAAGAATTCTATAGTTAACATGACATTGAGTTCCTTGACAGGGAAGACCTTCGTTTCCTCGTGCAGGTGATGTTCCCAGTTAATGTGTCGGCAAGCATCTATATTCTTTAGAGTGATTAGATTTTTTCAGCTTTGAATGTTGGAGGTCGCGCACCCAGCTGCCGCGGAAAACAATagttgctctggcacaactgTGAACGGGGAGGAGCAACAGGCTTAACAACAACAATCCAGTGGAGAAAcattcaaagctgccaaaataCCGCtgggttgttgttgttacagcttaaactatacaatttttaatccgGGGGTTCAGTATTTAGCtccaagccaagaaattggTCTACTTCAGTAGGGTAAGTCTATAAATAGATTGGGCTGGACACATGTTGGGCTTATATTGGGGACGCCACGGTCTATGAGGGACCAGTAGGCGTTGAActtgttgctccatcccgatctaaGTTGTAccagagcaactcttgttttccgcggcaggttcttctctatttctgctatgggcggtggaCGGCCTCCACTGGGTAGACCTGTTCGCTCGGTGACTACACTGGAGCAGCTTAGTTAACCACCGAACGACCAATCGTTTTATATGTAGCTAATTAGCCGGCTAGTACTTGGAGGATCTTGCGTGATGGCAGTGGCGTGTGCTGAGGAAGGAAGGAGACTTTCCGCCCCTAGATCGATATGGATTAGCATCGTTTCTGCCGCTTTACAGATCGCTACAATCTCTACTTGCAATACACTACATTCATTCGGGAATATGAAGGGACTTTGAGTGATGGTAATTGCGTGTGCAGAGGAAGTAAAGAGGTTTTCCGAATGCGACCGCGCTATGGATGGTGCGCGGTCGGTATTTGAACTCCTCGACTGGTTATCGACATAAATGGCTACAACCGCCCCTAGATCGATATGGATCGTTTATGTCGCTTTACAGATCGCTAGAATCTCTACTTGCAAGACACTACATTCATTAGGCATTATGAGAACCTTGCGTGATGACAGTTGAAGAAGTAAAGGAGCTTCCGAATGCGACCGCCAAGATTTTTGATTGGTGCGCGGTCGGAATTTAAACTCCTTCGACTAGTTATCGATATAAACGGCTACAATCACCCCTAGATCGATATGGATCATTTTTGTCGCTTTACAGATCGCTAGAATCTCTACTTGCAAGACCCAACATTCATTGGGGAATATGAAGGGACTTTGAGGATCTTGCGTGATGGCATTGGCGTGTGCTGAAGAAGTGAATAGGCTTTCGAATGTGACCGCCAAGATTTTTGGGAATTTGAACTCCTTCGACTGGTTATCGACATAAATGACTACAACCGCCCCTAGATGGATATAGAGATTAGCATTGTTCTTGTCGCTTTACAGATCGCTAGAATCTCTAATTGCAAGACACTACATTCATTGGGGACTATATAGAGACCAACACATTTTTAATTGGCAGTTTGGCGAAAAATTAACCAAATTACAAATATaggaaaagcttttttctaaaatgatatttagaaaaagttttttagaaaaaacttttgtttaaatatcatttaaaaaagctttttttaagataaagctTCATAAAAGCTATTTTTCctctatagttttaaataaaatgcagAAATTTGTATTTAGATTAACTTACCTCTTGGCACTTTCTTTTTGAAGATGTAATAGTGTTTAAGTCCACATTGGATttgtagtttttcaaaaaacacaaaGTATTATAAGaagttttgttttatcttttgtttacatttatgtatttaatgcaTGTTTATCATTgaaatcttttgtttttcatttcatgttggtatttaaaaatttttgttttttgttttataatttaattaattactgTATACAATGCTACAATTGGAAAGAAAAAAAGgagagaaaaatatatagaaaaattaataaaattaattgattttgtgTTACACAAGAGAACatagaattattgtttatttttttttttggatgatctcttttagtttaaataattaaacaaagaaGTTGCTGTAAgctgtttttttaaagaagagtTAAGAAAAACGTTTAGAACAAGcagcaattttgtttttaatttttaatttttttttaatgtttttagtttttcttttgttaacacAAACTAAGAGAATAATTTGTTTTCGTTTGTTTGCTTTATTATTCTGGtgaatattgtatttaaaacgcataaattataaattttcttccaattactataatttttttatataaaatgttttttttttctttaggttttacttttgtttaagaagaatgttttttgttttttttcggtaatagtttattttcaatacatttttatttatattttattaatatatttataaatattttatttaaagagttCTTCTGTTTAACAAATCTATTTAATTGGAATTGTTGCAGACAGTGAGTTATAAGGGGCGCATGGGACCAGGTTTGCTGTTGAGAAATTAAGTCAAAAAGAGAGACAGAGTGACAGTTAAGGAGGTTTACTTTTCTTAAagggttttttttataaaatctctttt of the Lucilia cuprina isolate Lc7/37 chromosome 2, ASM2204524v1, whole genome shotgun sequence genome contains:
- the LOC111686445 gene encoding mitogen-activated protein kinase p38b translates to MAKFYKLDINRTEWEIPDTYQQLQSVGSGAYGQVCKAVVRGTTMKVAIKKLARPFQSAVHAKRTYRELRLLKHMDHENVIGLLDVFHPGQPVTSLENFQQVYMVTHLMDADLNNIIRTQKLSDDHVQFLVYQILRGLKYIHSAGIIHRDLKPSNIAVNEDCELRILDFGLARPAESEMTGYVATRWYRAPEIMLNWMHYNQTVDIWSVGCIMAELLTGRTLFPGTDHIHQLNLIMEILGTPPEDFMQKISSDSARNYIRSLPVMQRRNFRDVFRGANPQAIDLLEKMLELDAEQRITAEQALAHPYMDKYHDPTDEQTSPLYDQSFEDMDLPVDKWKELVFNEVLNFKPLPAYADVLKQAQEQPPPSSAVN
- the LOC111686451 gene encoding STING ER exit protein; this translates as MPKVVSRSIVCSDSKDQEEYNDETPLNIYYCLCGKLALILDCSIEKLPLRRTDGARVIDGKHHAHKLTYQDGETIYIRRKEKGIEKQYRYNCKSCNLPIYYRHEPKSDITFIIHHALVKTKNDIHLNLESATSTTKKLLPGESEKVMVTRHTKNMGKFSSVTVSTIDEEEDEIEAREIADSYANNARIIEKQLQRKGGKLVDVGAKAKQDEGPPGKKSRGTLLDI